A single region of the Nicotiana sylvestris chromosome 6, ASM39365v2, whole genome shotgun sequence genome encodes:
- the LOC138871837 gene encoding uncharacterized protein, translating into MASDMTVPWLVGGDFNVIWDEEEKYGGLPVSLIEVDDFRHCVNTCNLTDMGFKGSIFTWWNGRLEEDCIFKRLDRCFGNNELQQTFPGLEITHLSKIGSDHCPMLLKCDIETPPIKKSFRFLNFWTKHETFKDVVKENWNVDFSANPFCIFNYKLKKLKQALSTWSRATYGDIFQKIASLEEVVLVHERQFEVNPTQMNRQRLQQVQAEMIKYLALEEEFWRQKAGMLWFKDGDRNTKFFHAQVNGRRKRLKLSRIQNSLGNWIEEDHLIAEEAIKFYKDQFTETAIPNDFDILNHVPSMVDSDQHERLMALPSNEEVKTAVMGLNEDSVGGPDGFTGAFYQLAGKLLKKM; encoded by the coding sequence ATGGCATCAGATATGACAGTACCTTGGCTAGTTGGAGGCGACTTTAATGTAATATGGGATGAGGAAGAGAAATATGGGGGCTTGCCAGTCTCTCTCATTGAAGTAGATGACTTCAGACACTGCGTCAATACCTGCAATTTGACAGACATGGGTTTTAAAGGAagcatatttacatggtggaatggaagATTAGAGGAGGACTGCATTTTTAAAAGATTGGACAGATGTTTTGGCAATAATGAATTGCAACAGACATTTCCTGGATTGGAGATAACTCACCTATCCAAAATTGGGTCTGATCATTGCCCAATGCTGCTGAAATGTGATATAGAAACTCCTCCAATTAAGAAGTCATTCAGATTTCTTAACTTCTGGACAAAGCATGAAACCTTCAAAGATGTAGTAAAGGAGAATTGGAATGTTGATTTTAGTGCTAACCCTTTCTGCATTTTTAACTACaagttaaagaagcttaaacaAGCACTATCTACCTGGAGCAGAGCTACATATGGGGATATATTCCAGAAGATTGCAAGCCTTGAGGAGGTGGTCTTGGTTCATGAAAGACAATTTGAAGTCAATCCTACACAAATGAATAGACAAAGATTACAACAGGTCCAAGCTGAAATGATTAAATATCTTGCATTAGAAGAAGAATTCTGGAGACAAAAGGCAGGCATGTTATGGTTCAAAGATGGCGATAGAAACACTAAATTCTTCCATGCTCAAGTTAATGGGAGAAGGAAGAGACTGAAATTATCAAGGATCCAGAATAGCCTTGGTAACTGGATCGAAGAAGATCACTTAATAGCAGAAGAAGCAATAAAGTTCTACAAGGATCAATTTACTGAGACTGCAATTCCAAATGATTTTGACATTCTAAATCATGTACCTTCTATGGTAGATAGTGATCAACATGAAAGATTGATGGCCTTGCCTTCCAATGAAGAAGTGAAGACAGCAGTTATGGGGTTGAATGAAGACTCAGTTGGTGGACCGGATGGATTCACTGGAGCCTTTTACCAACTTGCTGGGAAATTATTGAAGAAGATGTAG